The DNA segment GTCGTCCATGATCTCTTCCGGCGTACCGGCGGAAACGATGCGCCCGCCGTTCTCGCCGCCGCCGGGGCCAAGGTCCACCACGTGGTCGGAGGCCAGGATGACGTCGGTGTTGTGCTCGATCACCGTCACCGTGGCGCCTCGGTCCACCAGCTGGTTCAGCACGGTGATCAGCTTGCCCACCTCGTGCATGTGCAGGCCGGTGGTGGGCTCGTCGAGGATGTACATGGTGCCGGGCAGGCTGCGCTTGCCGAGTTCGCGCGATATCTTGATGCGCTGGGCCTCGCCGCCGGACAGCGTGGTGGCGGGCTGGCCAAGGCGCAGGTATTCCAGACCCACGTCCTCCAGCACGCCAAGGCGGCGTTCCAGCACCGGATAGTTCTCGAAGAACTGGCGCGCCTGGCGCACGGTAAGGTCCAGCACTTCCGCGATGTTCAGCCCCTTGTAGCGCACTTCCAGCGTCTCGTGGTTGTAGCGGCGACCCTTGCACACGTCGCAGGTCACGTAGACGTCGGGCAGAAAGTGCATTTCCACGCGGATCTGCCCATCGCCGCCGCAGGCCTCGCAGCGGCCCCCGCGCACGTTGAAGCTGAACCGCCCCGGCTTGTAGCCGCGCTTGCGGGCATCGGGCGTCATGGCGAAGATGCCGCGTATCTCGTCGAATATCTTGGTGTAGGTGGCCGGGTTGGAACGCGGGGTGCGGCCAATGGGGGTCTGGTCGATGGACACGATGCGCTCGATGGTCTCCGCGCCCTCGATGCCCTCGATGGAGCCCGGCTGGTCCACCCGGATGCCCTGCGCCAACGCCAGATGCTTGTACAGGGTATCCATGACCAGCGAACTCTTGCCCGAGCCGGAAACCCCGGTCACGCAGGTCAGCACGCCCAGCGGCACCCGGCAGTCGATGCCTTGCAGGTTGTTGGTGGTCACCCCGTGCAGGGTCATCCAGCCGCGCGGGGCGCGGCGCGCGCGGGGCCGGGCAATGGCCATGTCGCCCCGCAGGTACTGCGCGGTAAGGCTTTGCGACGAGGACAACAGGGTGTCCACCGGGCCGAGGAACACCACCTCGCCGCCCAGCACGCCAGAGCCGGGGCCAAGCTCTATGACCGTGTCCGCCTCGCGGATGGTGGCCTCGTCGTGCTCCACCACCAACACGGTGTTGCCGCGCCGTTGCAGGCTGCGCAGGGTCTTGATGAGCCGCTCGTTGTCGCGCGGGTGCAGGCCGATGGAGGGTTCGTCCAGCACGTAGGTAACCCCCACCAGCCCCGACCCCAGTTGCGAGGCCAGGCGGATGCGCTGCGCCTCGCCGCCGGACAGGGTGGCCATGTTGCGGCCAAGGGCGATGTAGTCCAGCCCCACGTTGACCATGAATTCCAGCCGGTGGTGCAGTTCCTTCATCAGCGGTTCGGCCACCAGCGCGTGGCGCCCCTCGAAGCGGCGTTCGCGCAGCCAGTCCAGCGCGCGGGCCACGGACATGGAGCAGAATTCGTGGATGTTCAGGCTGTCCACCCGCACGGAAAGCGATTCCGGCCGCAGGCGCGCCCCGGAACACACCGGGCAAGCCATGCTCTGGCGGTAGCGCGACAGCAGTTCACGCCAGGCGTCGCCGTACTGCATGCCCTGTTCGAGGATGGACACCACGCCGGGCCAGCGTTCATCGGTGACGGTGCCGTTGGCGGCTGCCGGAGCCACGGGCAGTGCCGGGCTGTGGTCGTGCCCCGCGTGCCCGTTCTCGCCATTCCCCCCGTTCTCCCCGTTGCCGCCCACCACCACGGAACCGCCCAGCCAGTTGCGGCGCAGGTTGCTGCCCGCGCCGCGCCCCGCCGGGCGACCGTCCTCGGTCTCGCCGTGGAACAGCGCATCAAGGGCATCGGGCGAATACGCGGCCAGCGGCGTGGACAGGGTGAAGCCCCAGCGCTTGCCAAGGGCCGTCAGCGCGTCCCTGTGGCGTTCGAACAGCTTGGTGTTCTTCCACGGCAGCAGCGCGCCGGTATTCAGCGACAGGCCCCGGTTGGGCGCCACCAGCGCGGGCTCGAAATATTCCACGCTGCCAAGGCCCAGACAGCGCGGGCAGGCCCCCTGCGGACTGTTGAACGAGAACAGCTGCGGGCTTGGCGCGGGCAGGCTGATGCGGCAGGCCGGGCACACCGATTCCGTGGAATGCACGATATCGCGCCCGGCGTTGGCGCCGCCCTTGGCCGCGCTGCCGTCCTTCTCGTCTTTCCCGTCCTTGCCCTCGGGGAGCAGGTGCACCACCAGCCGACCGTCGCCGTAGCGCAGGGCCAGTTCCACCGAATCAGCCAGCCGCCCCCGGATGCCGTCCTTGATGACCAGCCGGTCCACCACGAGGTCGATGGTGTGCTTGCGGTTCTTGTCCAGCGCGGGCACCTCGTCGATGCCCATGATGGCCCCGTTTACCCGCACGCGCACGAAGCCTTCGGCCTTCAGCTTCTTGAACCTGTCGAGGTGGGTGCCCTTCTGGTGTTCCACCAGCGGGGCCAGCACGATGCACCGGGTGCCTTCGCCCAGGGCAAGGATGTCGGCGATGATCTCGTCCGCCGCGCGCGCCTCGATGGGCAGGCCGCACTGCGGGCAGTACATGCGCCCCAGCCGCGCCCAGAACACGCGCAGAAAGTCGTACACCTCGGTCACGGTGCCCACGGTGGAGCGCGGGTTGCGCGTGGCCGTCTGCTGTTCCAGGGAGATGGCCGGGGAAAGTCCCTCGATCTTCTCCACGTCCGGCTTGTCCATCTGGGGCAGGAACTGGCGGGCGTAGGCCGACAGCGATTCCACGTAGCGGCGCTGGCCCTCTGCGTAGACGATGTCGAAGGCCAGAGTGGACTTGCCCGAGCCGGAGGGGCCGCAGACCACCACCAGTTCGTCGCGAGGGATGTCGAGGGTGACGTTCTTGAGGTTGTGCTGGCGCGCTCCCTCGATATGGATGCAGGGCTTGCTCATGCGGTGGGTCTCGTATGGGGCGGGCGGCGGGGCCGCCAAGGCGTCGTGCGGGACGCGCGGGTTGGTGGGGTGGGGATGCGGGGACGCGAAGACCGTGGCGCGCGCGGGCGCGGGTGCCGCGTCAAGGGACAGGGGCACAGGGGCCGGGTCACCGGGGCGGGGCCACGGGCGCGGCAGTTCGCGACAGTGCACAACGGTACACGACAGTGCGCAACGGTACACAACAGGGGGTAAGATACGACATCCGACGCGCGGGGCAAGTACCCGGCGCAAGATGGTCCGGCTGCCATAGGGTGACCGGGGTCGGCCCGCCAACCGCATGCCCGCGCCAAACGGCGTCCGGCGCGCCGTTGTACCCGGTGCTGCCGGGTACGCGAACGCGCCGGAAAGATACGCCATGCGCGGCGGGGATTGCACGCGACGCCTGCCCGTGCCGGTTGCCCGTGCCGGTTGCCCGTGCCGGTTGCCCGTGCCGGTTGCCCGTGCGGATTGCCCGCGCGGTCACGCCGGACGCCTGCCCCAGCCCGCCGCCGCGCTACATGAAAATGGAGGCCAGCAGCACCGCCGTAAGCAGCGCGGGCAACATGTTGGCCAGCGGAATACGCTTCAGTTCCAACAGGTTGATGCCAATGCCGATGACCATCAGCCCACCCGTGGCGGTCAATTCGTTCATCACCGCCGGGCCCAGCAGCGGCTGAAGCACCCCGGCGAACAGCGTCAGCGAGCCCTGGTAGATGAACAGCGGCAGCGCGGAAAACAGCACCCCCACCCCGTAGGCCGAGGCCAGGGCGATGGCCGCGAAACAGTCGAGAATGGACTTGGTGAGCACGATGGTCCGGTCGCCGCGCAGCCCTTCGTCGAACGGGCCCAGAATGGCCATGGACCCGATGCAGAACAGCAGCGTGGCGGTGACGAAGCCATCGGTAAAGCGCGGGTTGCCGGAACGCAGCTTGGCCTTCAAAGCCTCGCCCGCGCGGGCAAAGGCGTCTTCAAGCCGCAGCAGTTCGCCGATGATGGCCCCGCTGAGAATGCTGAAGATCATGATCAGCGGGTTGGCCGTCTTGAAGGCCATCTGCATGCCGATGACCATGGTGCACAGCCCAAGCCCCTGAAACACGATGGCCCGCACGCGGTCGGGCAGACGCGCGCCCAGCAGCATGCCCAGCGCGCCGCCGCCGACGACGGCGGCCATGTTGATGAGTGAACCGACGGGAAGAGTCACGATATGCTCCGTTTGTTGGAGCACCGTGATACCGGAAACCACGGGGACTTGGAAGCGGCTTTGCCTGCCATTTCGCAGCGGGCGCTTTACCCCGCGCGGGTGCGCGCCACAATGGCGACGCGGGGTGGGGCCTTGTACATGCCACCCTTCTCCATCCGGCCAGACCGCATCCGGTCAGGAGACGTCCGGTTAGGTGACATCAGGTCAGGCGACATCAGGTCGGCCACGCTGCCGCATGACCTCCGTCAGACGGCGTGCGCGAAAATCGCCGGGGCAACACCGCGATGCAGCAGCCCGAAGCGGGACCCTGCTCACGGAAATTCCCCACGGTTCGGGCACCCTGCAAATGGACACGGCCCCGTGGCCCGCGTATCATGGCAGCGCCGCCGCAGGCTGGCGGCGCATCGAAAGAAGGAAGGAGTTCATCATGCATCGCATTATGCGCGTTGCCGTCCTGTTGGCGATACTGACGGCGGCACTGGCGGCGGCGACAGGCACGACACCGGGCGCGGCAACGGCCCATGCCGCCGGGGGGCAGGTTACCGCGCTGGACATGTTCCGGATGTTGCCGGGCACCATCTTCGAAAATACCGCCGAAGGGCTGAACGAAGAAGAAAAGCAGCAGCTTGCCGACGAGGGCGAAACCGATTTCTGGGCGGTCATCGAAAGCACCCCGGAACACTACGAGGTGGGTGCCCTGCCCATGCTGGACACGCGCGTTTCGGTGCGGGTGTTCCGCGCCGACAACGGCGACACCCTGGCCGCCATGGGTGTGAAGAACGGCGAGGCCTGCGCGCTGGAACTGTGGCGCCGCAAGCCCGAGGGCAGGCTGGCCCCCGCCGCCACGCCGGAAGAGCCGGACATCGCCGACTTTTTCGCCCCCGGCTACAAACTGCCCCCGGGCACCAGCCCGTCCGTCATGCTCTGCCTTGGCGAGGATGGCCTGGAAGCCCGCGCCCTGCTGTGGACAGCCACCGGCCTTGCGCAGGTGAAGTTTGACCACAAGGTGGTGTACCGCTGGAACGGCAGCGCCTTTTCCAAGGTGATATTGCCCGCCGACGGAAAGTAGGAAAGTTGCGCAGGGCGGGGAATAGGCAGGGCTGCGTGAGGGTGGCCCGGCCCTGCGTGGTCGGGGGCGCGCCTGCGAGCGTAACCGGGCAAGGCTTGTACGCCTGCACTCCTGCCCCGGCTCACCCAGCCACCGCAGCCCCCTTCCGGCCTGCGGTGCAACTCTGCCCTTGACCGGACCATGCCCGCTGTGCCATAGCCCTTTCCCTACACCTGCCGGGATGGTGGAATTGGTAGACGCAGCGGACTCAAAATCCGCCGGTGGCAACACCTTGCGAGTTCGAGTCTCGCTCCCGGTACCAGGAAACCACAGTGGGTTGTGCCTACTTATCAAAAGCTGGCACAACCCACAGATTCAAAAAGCGATTTTCGGGCATTCCGCCAACTGCCCTACAGCACAAGGCATTATAACAGGTTACATCTAACCGCCCTCAAAATCCTCCTTACACCTTGTCAATACTGGAGAAATACTTATTCTCCATCACAAGAGAACGCTTTGTTCATAAAGCAACACGAATTCTCATTGACGCCAAAGGGTTTCGAAGGATAATTAACGCAGCCAGACTTTGTGAAAACAGAGCACAAGGCTCGAACTCAATGAAAAGGAGAGGCTACCATGGCAATGGCAATCAAGCCGACTCCCGTTCTGAAGGGTAAAGAAGCCCGGGCATTCCGAGATAAAATAGAGCGTGAAGTCTCTTCAAAAGTCCCACCCGTGGCAACCCCCAATGTAAGCAAAGTAAGGGAACTGATCCTTGCCAAGCGAACCTGCGGATCGAAATAGCATTTCAGACGGAACGGTCTCTTTGAACCCCGTGGAGGACTTCACAGTCTTCGCGGGGTTCTCTTGTGGCAACAGCGACCTAGACGGATTTATCCGAGATGACGTAGAGCGACATGAAAAAGCGCTCATGACCAAGACATACGCCATTACATACTTAGTCGACCCAGATTCACTCGACTCTGAAACTATTGGATTCGTCAGCCTACTCAACGACTCGCTGAGCATTGAAGATGGCTACAATCCCAAGGCGACTCCCTCTGGCTTTACATACAAAAACTCCCCTGCCGTCAAAATTGGACGTTTAGGAATCAACTGTGCTTATCACAGATCCGGGATAGGCTCATCCGTTATGAACCTCATCAAGTCAATGTTTCTCAACTGCAACAGGACAGGATGTCGATTTATCACTGTCGATGCCTACAGCAACAAAAAAACAATAGCCTTTTATCAGAAAAATGGTTTCGACTTTTTATCGGACAAAGACCAGAAAAGACGTACTCGCTTACTCTTTTTCGATCTCTCACGGCACATTTCCAACAACTGCCCAATGCTAGAGTAAAATTTTCATCATAGAACAAAATTAGCACGACAAGTTTCTACATATTTCATTCCTGACGCACATAGACACTTACTCCCTCCCCCTTTCCCCTCACCAGCAACCACGTGCCCGTCAGCGCGGTGAACGGGGCAACTGTCACCAAGCCGATGCTGCCCACCAGGGTGTTCATGACCTCCGCCGCCACAAAGGGCAGGTTCAGGGCGTTTTCCAGCGGGATGCCCTGCGCCATGAACAGCATCAGCGTGGCGATGTACCCGCCGGAATAGGCCAGCAGCAGCGTGGTGGTCATGGTGCCCACCACGGCCCGCCCCACCCGCAGGCCGGAGGCCAGCGCGGCCCGGCGCGAGATGCCGGGGTTCTGGGCCACCAGTTCGGCCATGCTGGCGGCCACGTCCATGGCAAGGTCCATCAGCGCCCCGGACGAGGCCATGAAGATGCTGGCCAGAAAGATGCGCGTCATGTGCAGGTGCGGGTAGCCGGAATAGAGCACCGTTTCCGCATAGGGGCGCACTGCGCCGTGCAACTGGAACGGCCCGGCGAAGGCCAGCGCCAGCCCGCAGGTGGCGGCAATGCCCAGCAGGGTGCCCAGCCACGCGGCCAGACCGCGCCGGTTCATGCCGCCCACCAGCAGGATGGTGGCGGCGGTAATGGCCGTGGTCACCCCCAGCCCCAGCAGGATGGGGTCCACGTCGCGCAGCAGCGCGGGCACCAGCACCTTCCAGATCATCAGCGCGGAAAACACGAACGACAGCAGCGCCTTCACCCCGGTCGGCCCGGCAAACACCACCAGCAGCAGGGCGAACACGCCGAATGCCACAGCCTGGGTGCGCAGACGGTAGTGATCCTGGGCCACGGCGTCGGCCACCTTGCCGTCGCGCAGGGTAAGCACCAGCAGAGCCGTGTCGCCGGGGGCGAACACCTTGTCCAGTTCCATCTTGCCCACCAGTTCGTTGCCCGCCTGCCAGGCCTGCCCGGCGTAGGGGCCGTCCAGCGCGCGCAGGCTGACGTACTGGGTGCCCATGCGGACAATGCCGTACTGATGCACCCGCTCGTTGTCCACGGACACCACCGTGGCCCGACAGCGCACCGCGTTATCCGGCAGACGGTCCTCGAACCCGGTGGGCAGCAGGTACAGGGCTAGGCAGACAAGGGCCAGCACCACGCACAGCAGGGTATCGCGCCGGGTGGAGCGCAGGGGGATGTGCAGGTGAGCCGGGGCGACCGACCCAGATGCAGCCGAGGCTGTTGCAGCCGACGCCGTTGCCTTTACTGGCCCCGCTCCCTGTTCCCAACCCTGATCCGAACCGGATAGGCCCGGCACTTCGCCCGCTCTTGCCTCGCCCGTGCCGCCAGTTCCGCCAGTTCCGCCAGTTCCGACAATCCCGCCTGCACCGGCAGTCCCGTTCGCCGTTCCTTCAAGCCCGGTGGTCATATGCTCTCCCGCGCGGTGCTGGCCGCGCCGTGTACGTTCTTCCGCATTCCACATTCACCCGCTGCTCATGGCGAAGGCCATCCCGCCCGCGCCGCCCCCCGCCCCCCTCCCTCGCCCATGCGGGAACGGGCCGGGCCACGGGATTGTCCCGCCGCCCGGCCCGCAGTGCGGTTGTCCTTGTCAGTCAGGCCTCTCGGCCCACCCGCCTAGTTGGCGGCCACGGCCTGCGCGGGCTGGGCCACAGGCTGACTGACGTGCTGCCCGAGGGGCTGGCTGACAATCGGGCCGGTCACGGTTCCACCCGCGTCAGCCTTGGCTGCGGGCTTGTCGCCAGCCTTCAGGGGGGCCTTCAGGCCCATGGTTTCGGCCATGCGGGCGAAGATGTCGGTGTTGTCGTAGAACCCGCCAAAGCGTTCGGCGCCCACCCCACCGGCAGATGTCAGCACAGGCACCCCGGTGTGCGAGTAAGTCGTCCACGAAATGCCCGACTTCTGGTTCAGCAGATGGGTGATGGTCACGGTGAACGGCTCGTATTCGCCGTACAACAGGTAATCCTGTTCGGAAAGCGCCTTGCGGTCGCCGCCCTGCATGCTGCGGTCGAAGGCGGCGCGCAGTTCCGCAACCTCGTAGTCCTTCAGCACCATGCCCATAGCGTCGCCTTCCTTGGGCAGGGCGGCACGCTCCGCATCGGACAGCACGGCCAGGCCGAAGTTTTCCTTCACCATGGGCAGCACGTCCTCGAACTTGCCCTGCGGATTGGCCTTGCGGAACGCCGCGAACTTCTCGTCGAAGGCGATGTACGAAATCTTCTGGTGCTTCAGCCGGGTATGATACGAATCGTACTTAGTGCCCGCAAAGCCGATGGACATGCCGCCGGTTTCGTGGTCGCCGGTGACGATGACCAGCGTGTCATTGGGATGCTTGCGCAGAAACTGCATGGCCTCGGCCACGGCGGCGTCGAAGGCCAGCACGTCGGTGATGGAGCTGACGGCGTCGTTGGCGTGGCAGGCCCAGTCCACCTTGCCGCCTTCCACCATCAGGAAAAAGCCCTTGGGGTTATCCAGCAGTTCAAGGCCCTTGCGGGTCATTTCGGCCAGGCTCACGTCGCCGGGGGCGGCGTCCATGGCGTAGGGCATGGCCTGCTCGTCCTGCAGGCGCGGGTTCACGAACACCACGCGCTCCTTGCCGGACTTCAGGGCGCGAAATTCGGTGGCATCGTTGACGTAGCGAAAGCCGCCCCCGCGGATGGCATCCACCACGTTGCGCTTTTCGCCCTCCAGCATCGACTTCTTGCCCGCCGGGTCCAGAAAGCCGCCGCCCGCGAAGTAGTCCATGCGGCTGGCGGCCAGTTCAAGCCCGATCTCGTAGTAATTCTTGCGGCTGGGCTGGTGGGCATAGAACGCGCCGGGGGTGGCGTGGTCCAGCGAGACGGTGGAGACGATGCCCACCTTCACGCCCTTGTCGCGCGCCATTTCGGCGATGGAGGTAACGGGCACCTTCTTGCCGTCCACGCCAAGGCCACGGTTGGTGGTCTTCACCCCGCAGGCCATGGCGGTTCCTGCGGCGGCGGAATCGGTGATCAGCGAGTCGATGGAATAGGTGGTGGTGGCCCCCTGCACGGGCAGCTGGCTCATGTTCAGCTTGACGATACCGGGGGTGGTGTCGCCCTTCTGTGCGGCCAGATACAGTTCGGCGGCGTTGCGCTGGGCCATGCCCATGCCGTCGCCGATGAGCAGGATGACGTACTTGGCCTGTGCCGCCTGTTTCGCATGGGCAATGCCCAGGGTGCAGCACAGCAGAATGGCGCACAGGGCTATGGCCGCCCGTGCCGCGTGATGCCAACGGGAACAGTTCATGGACCGGACCTCCTGCATGGTGGGACAAGGTGGGGTGCCCGAGGGGGCCGACCGGACAGGTGCGTATCCGTGGCGGATACCGGCGGCACGGGGGACGGGCGGTGCGAGTGCTCATCATGTCGCCCATGTCTGTGACGCGCGCGTGACGTTCGGACGGCGCTTGCGCCTCGTGTGGTGCGTACCACCGCGAAGGCATGCAACGCAAAGGGCCGCACGCGATCATCGCATGCGGCCCGATTTGGCGAAAGGGATGGCGAAAGGGAGGTGTCTGGGCGGTCGTCCGGCGGACAGTTACGGAGGGAAACCGTGACGATCCGGCGTGACGATGGCCCTATCTGTTCTCCGCTTCCTTGCGAATGGCGGCAATAAGCGCGGCGGCGTTGGTCACGTCGGTAACCTGCCAGTTGCCCTCCTGACGCCGGGCAAGGGCCAGGTCCACCGGGTAGGAACGTTCGCTGCCGTGGTCGAACAGCACCACCGATGCGGTGGCCTTGTCGCCGTCGCGGGTCACGGACTTCACGCTGCGCAGTTCCTTGCGGCCCACGGAGGCATCGGAGAACAGGGGCGAGAACAGGCCGCCATCGGTGGCCTTGCGCTCCTTCTTCACCGGCTTGCCGGAAAAATTGCCGGATGCCACGCCCCACACCACGAACTTGCGGGTTTCTTCGGCCACCAGCATCTTCATGGTCTGGGCGGTCTGCGACTGCGCGCCCGACTGCACCGCGCTGGACAGCATGGCCAGCAGGGGCAGGGTTTCGCCGCCGCCGGAAACGGCCTTGGGCGGGCGGGCCACCAGATCGGACATGAAGGCGTCCACTCCGCGCTGGGCAATGCGGCCCACGTCCACGTACTTTTCCAGCAGGGCGGCGTCGCTGGTGTCGATGGCGGTCTGCACCTGACGCAGGGCGGCTTCCGGGGTTTCCTCGGCGGCGGCCAGGCAGGGGGCGGGAACGGAGACGGCAACGGTCAACAGCGCGGCGGCCAGCAGCAGGCCGAACGGAATCAGGCGGGTAGGAACGAAACGAAAAACATATCCGGGCATGTGAAGCTTCCTGTTCTGGGGTTGGGCCGCACGGGCGGCTCATGCGGCTTCTACTCCAGCGAAGGGCCGGGGTCCAGTGGGCGCGCTCTGAATGCGCGGTGTCAAATTTATACATAGATTTACAAATATAAAATCAACTAATAATAGGTGTTCTACCTGCGAATGGCCAAGGAGAGATACCCCTATGGCATACAGAAGAAAAAAGAACTCGGACACTTGGCACTACTGTTCCAACTGTTCCAACTGGCCCACCACCGACTATGTGGAGCAGCAATCGAAGCCCACCACCGGGGAATTCTGCAACGAATGTCGCGGCAAGCAAAACGCGAACAACTGTGAGAAATAACTATGTAATACGGCCATTCGCAGGCCGTCCCACCTACCCCGCGCAGGCGGCGGGCACCCCGCCCTTCACGGCCAGCGGCAGCCCGCTGACGGCAAGGATCACATTGGTGCAGGCCGTGGCCAGAAGCTGGTTGGCCTCTCCGGACAGGTCCCGGAAGCGGCGGCCCAGCGGGGTTTCCGGCACCACGCCCCAGCCCACCTCGTTGGTCACCACGGCCACAGGCACGCTGGCCGCGCGCAGCAGCGCTGCCAGATCCTCCACCCCGCGCAGGATGGCCGCATCGTCATGGTCGGCCAGCATGCGGTTGGTCAGCCACAGGGTGATGCAGTCCAGCAGCACCCCGTGCGGGCGGGGGGCCGCGGCGATTTCGCCCGCGCCTGACCCCATGCACCCGCGCAGGGCCGCGCAGACGTCCAGTTGCTCCTCCAGCGTGCGCCAGCCCGCGCCCCGAGCGGCCTGATGGCGGCGCACCCGTTCGGCCATTTCCGCGTCGCGGGCGGCCCCGGTGGCGATGTACACCCGCTCCGGCCCCAGCGATTCCACCCAGCGCTGGGCAAGGCCGCTCTTGCCGCTGCGGCATCCCCCCGTGAACAGAATGGTGCGGACGGGTGGGGCATCGACAGAGGAGATGGAGACGGCAAGGACGGCGGGCGATAATGGGCGCGATGAGGGGGACGACGATTCGGACATGGCGGATTCCACGGTTGGCAGTGGCAGGCCTGCGCCGGACGGCACGGGACAAGACGAAGGGGACAAAGGGGACATGCGGGCAACGGTACGTACGCCGTGCAGCCCCACCCGTGTAGCACGTGGCAGCCCGGCCTAGCCAGCGCGCCCCGCTTGCCCGCCGGGCGGAGGGTGGCATATGGTCGCCCGGCGCCGTGACGTCTGCTGCGGCATTCCGCCCCACTCAACGGGCCGCGCCTTGTGTCACGGCAGCTGCCCCCTTCAACCCGCACCCCAATCCACATCATCAATCCACATCATCAATCCACATCACCAATCCACATCACCGATGCCCGGATACCGCACCCACATCATCGGCGGCACTGTGCTGGCCGCCGGGGCCCTGTTCGCCGCGCAGGCCCTGCGCATATATTCCCCCGGCCTGCCCACCCAGGCGGCCCTGCTGGCCGTGTCCACCGCCTTTGCCCTGGCCCCAGACGTGGACACCCACTCGCGCGGGCGCACCTGGTTCTACGGGCTGCTGGTGGTGGCCGACGTGGCGCTCATCGCCACCCGGCGCTACCAGTGGGCAGCCCTGCTGGGCCTGCTGGCCATGCTGCCCGCCATCGACGGCCACCGGGGGTGGACGCACACCTGGTGGGCCATGCTGCTGGTGCCCCTGCCCCTGCTGCTGGCCCCGA comes from the Nitratidesulfovibrio sp. genome and includes:
- the uvrA gene encoding excinuclease ABC subunit UvrA, with product MSKPCIHIEGARQHNLKNVTLDIPRDELVVVCGPSGSGKSTLAFDIVYAEGQRRYVESLSAYARQFLPQMDKPDVEKIEGLSPAISLEQQTATRNPRSTVGTVTEVYDFLRVFWARLGRMYCPQCGLPIEARAADEIIADILALGEGTRCIVLAPLVEHQKGTHLDRFKKLKAEGFVRVRVNGAIMGIDEVPALDKNRKHTIDLVVDRLVIKDGIRGRLADSVELALRYGDGRLVVHLLPEGKDGKDEKDGSAAKGGANAGRDIVHSTESVCPACRISLPAPSPQLFSFNSPQGACPRCLGLGSVEYFEPALVAPNRGLSLNTGALLPWKNTKLFERHRDALTALGKRWGFTLSTPLAAYSPDALDALFHGETEDGRPAGRGAGSNLRRNWLGGSVVVGGNGENGGNGENGHAGHDHSPALPVAPAAANGTVTDERWPGVVSILEQGMQYGDAWRELLSRYRQSMACPVCSGARLRPESLSVRVDSLNIHEFCSMSVARALDWLRERRFEGRHALVAEPLMKELHHRLEFMVNVGLDYIALGRNMATLSGGEAQRIRLASQLGSGLVGVTYVLDEPSIGLHPRDNERLIKTLRSLQRRGNTVLVVEHDEATIREADTVIELGPGSGVLGGEVVFLGPVDTLLSSSQSLTAQYLRGDMAIARPRARRAPRGWMTLHGVTTNNLQGIDCRVPLGVLTCVTGVSGSGKSSLVMDTLYKHLALAQGIRVDQPGSIEGIEGAETIERIVSIDQTPIGRTPRSNPATYTKIFDEIRGIFAMTPDARKRGYKPGRFSFNVRGGRCEACGGDGQIRVEMHFLPDVYVTCDVCKGRRYNHETLEVRYKGLNIAEVLDLTVRQARQFFENYPVLERRLGVLEDVGLEYLRLGQPATTLSGGEAQRIKISRELGKRSLPGTMYILDEPTTGLHMHEVGKLITVLNQLVDRGATVTVIEHNTDVILASDHVVDLGPGGGENGGRIVSAGTPEEIMDDPHSVTGTFLVQEHATRHPGMPMPRVPVAAAPAPVQIPGLDMRDMGDMGDMGDMADTGDAGDTDGDSIGPDDTDASDATGGKAASAKPGRRPKAGTADKVGKPGKAGAVATATAVSATGDAPRKRGRPRKNP
- a CDS encoding DUF554 domain-containing protein, producing MTLPVGSLINMAAVVGGGALGMLLGARLPDRVRAIVFQGLGLCTMVIGMQMAFKTANPLIMIFSILSGAIIGELLRLEDAFARAGEALKAKLRSGNPRFTDGFVTATLLFCIGSMAILGPFDEGLRGDRTIVLTKSILDCFAAIALASAYGVGVLFSALPLFIYQGSLTLFAGVLQPLLGPAVMNELTATGGLMVIGIGINLLELKRIPLANMLPALLTAVLLASIFM
- a CDS encoding GNAT family N-acetyltransferase, which codes for MTKTYAITYLVDPDSLDSETIGFVSLLNDSLSIEDGYNPKATPSGFTYKNSPAVKIGRLGINCAYHRSGIGSSVMNLIKSMFLNCNRTGCRFITVDAYSNKKTIAFYQKNGFDFLSDKDQKRRTRLLFFDLSRHISNNCPMLE
- a CDS encoding YibE/F family protein, producing MTTGLEGTANGTAGAGGIVGTGGTGGTGGTGEARAGEVPGLSGSDQGWEQGAGPVKATASAATASAASGSVAPAHLHIPLRSTRRDTLLCVVLALVCLALYLLPTGFEDRLPDNAVRCRATVVSVDNERVHQYGIVRMGTQYVSLRALDGPYAGQAWQAGNELVGKMELDKVFAPGDTALLVLTLRDGKVADAVAQDHYRLRTQAVAFGVFALLLVVFAGPTGVKALLSFVFSALMIWKVLVPALLRDVDPILLGLGVTTAITAATILLVGGMNRRGLAAWLGTLLGIAATCGLALAFAGPFQLHGAVRPYAETVLYSGYPHLHMTRIFLASIFMASSGALMDLAMDVAASMAELVAQNPGISRRAALASGLRVGRAVVGTMTTTLLLAYSGGYIATLMLFMAQGIPLENALNLPFVAAEVMNTLVGSIGLVTVAPFTALTGTWLLVRGKGEGVSVYVRQE
- a CDS encoding alkaline phosphatase, which produces MNCSRWHHAARAAIALCAILLCCTLGIAHAKQAAQAKYVILLIGDGMGMAQRNAAELYLAAQKGDTTPGIVKLNMSQLPVQGATTTYSIDSLITDSAAAGTAMACGVKTTNRGLGVDGKKVPVTSIAEMARDKGVKVGIVSTVSLDHATPGAFYAHQPSRKNYYEIGLELAASRMDYFAGGGFLDPAGKKSMLEGEKRNVVDAIRGGGFRYVNDATEFRALKSGKERVVFVNPRLQDEQAMPYAMDAAPGDVSLAEMTRKGLELLDNPKGFFLMVEGGKVDWACHANDAVSSITDVLAFDAAVAEAMQFLRKHPNDTLVIVTGDHETGGMSIGFAGTKYDSYHTRLKHQKISYIAFDEKFAAFRKANPQGKFEDVLPMVKENFGLAVLSDAERAALPKEGDAMGMVLKDYEVAELRAAFDRSMQGGDRKALSEQDYLLYGEYEPFTVTITHLLNQKSGISWTTYSHTGVPVLTSAGGVGAERFGGFYDNTDIFARMAETMGLKAPLKAGDKPAAKADAGGTVTGPIVSQPLGQHVSQPVAQPAQAVAAN
- the cobU gene encoding bifunctional adenosylcobinamide kinase/adenosylcobinamide-phosphate guanylyltransferase, yielding MSESSSPSSRPLSPAVLAVSISSVDAPPVRTILFTGGCRSGKSGLAQRWVESLGPERVYIATGAARDAEMAERVRRHQAARGAGWRTLEEQLDVCAALRGCMGSGAGEIAAAPRPHGVLLDCITLWLTNRMLADHDDAAILRGVEDLAALLRAASVPVAVVTNEVGWGVVPETPLGRRFRDLSGEANQLLATACTNVILAVSGLPLAVKGGVPAACAG
- a CDS encoding metal-dependent hydrolase; amino-acid sequence: MPGYRTHIIGGTVLAAGALFAAQALRIYSPGLPTQAALLAVSTAFALAPDVDTHSRGRTWFYGLLVVADVALIATRRYQWAALLGLLAMLPAIDGHRGWTHTWWAMLLVPLPLLLAPMLLYGWAWQAAAPWYAAAVLGYFSHLLLDRQF